In the genome of Myxococcus stipitatus, one region contains:
- a CDS encoding ATP-binding protein produces the protein MDIRTQSALLASIIGLALGVSMLLRPGRPKVLTLYSVFALTVAGYYLSFFFHSLFPADAYPWAYRISLGITILVASLVPGAAVGFFLEFLDVSKGTHLAGRRLAVLSVFLGLAVAVTPLADKVWARVAMGVWVLGSLLASVSLLLHRVRSNESRIEQLRLMYLAIGAGAGIFFSALDFLSSVIPIPTLGPVFTTLYLFFLAQTLLRLRLMDLHELLGKIASQTVLAVILAAVFTVLTAWVGEDAGLFVFNTVVAAFVVLILLDPLRTKVDEMVVRLFFRERFALLDALGTLRARMANVIEISELATLVLDTLHETGRVTHSSVYLLAEDRPGYRLLDSRGPLPVPFLDTAAARGLLFAVASGQKAVLLENVERRGATMRLQSVEGRRYRDELKRLNDTRSALIQMKAGISVPLVGNDRVIGFLNLWDERVPEAYASDEIALILEVAEKLTTVLENSKLYEKIRERDRLAALGEMAAGLAHEIRNPLGAIKGAAQCLDPRQLPGEDGEFLEVIVEEVNRLNGVVTAFLDYARPMKQSFGPTDLNEVVTRTMRLIQNDVPANVSLAVELDLLLPRVDGDAEQLKQVLINLVQNAVQALDTREGRITVRTERPERFGEFRNAGGEVMEVRVSDNGPGIPSDQQPHIFVPFFTTKQKGTGLGLAICQRIVKNHGGSISVQSKAGEGTTFIIRMPTLPPEKPEEGLVAEGASTAAPAARISQSFPMPDELREPPSPPADEPKPKRERRRKAS, from the coding sequence ATGGACATCCGGACACAGAGTGCCCTGCTGGCATCCATCATCGGCCTCGCCCTGGGCGTGTCCATGTTGCTGCGGCCGGGCCGGCCCAAGGTCCTCACCCTGTACTCCGTCTTCGCCCTGACGGTGGCCGGGTACTACCTCTCGTTCTTCTTCCACAGCCTCTTCCCCGCCGACGCGTATCCCTGGGCGTACCGCATCTCCCTGGGCATCACCATCCTGGTCGCCTCGCTCGTGCCCGGCGCCGCCGTGGGGTTCTTCCTCGAGTTCTTGGATGTCAGCAAGGGAACACACCTGGCAGGTCGGCGGCTCGCCGTCCTGTCGGTCTTCCTGGGCCTGGCCGTGGCCGTCACCCCCCTGGCCGACAAGGTGTGGGCCCGGGTGGCCATGGGCGTCTGGGTGCTCGGCTCCCTGCTCGCCTCGGTTTCGTTGCTCCTCCACCGGGTTCGCAGCAACGAGTCCCGCATCGAGCAGCTGAGGCTGATGTACCTGGCCATCGGCGCGGGCGCGGGCATCTTCTTCTCGGCGCTCGACTTCCTGAGCAGCGTCATTCCGATTCCGACGCTCGGGCCGGTCTTCACCACGCTGTACCTGTTCTTCCTCGCGCAGACGCTGCTGCGGCTGCGACTGATGGACCTGCACGAGCTCTTGGGGAAGATTGCCTCGCAGACGGTGCTGGCCGTCATCCTCGCGGCCGTCTTCACGGTGCTGACGGCGTGGGTGGGCGAGGACGCGGGGCTGTTCGTCTTCAACACGGTGGTCGCCGCCTTCGTGGTCCTCATCCTGTTGGACCCGCTGCGCACCAAGGTGGACGAGATGGTGGTGCGCCTCTTCTTCCGCGAGCGCTTCGCCCTGCTCGACGCGCTGGGGACGTTGCGCGCGCGCATGGCCAACGTGATTGAAATCTCGGAGCTCGCGACGCTGGTGCTCGACACGCTCCACGAGACGGGCCGCGTGACACACTCGTCGGTGTACCTGCTCGCGGAGGACCGGCCCGGCTACCGGCTGTTGGACTCGCGAGGCCCCCTGCCCGTTCCGTTCCTGGACACGGCGGCGGCGCGCGGGTTGTTGTTCGCGGTGGCCAGCGGACAGAAGGCGGTGCTTCTGGAGAACGTGGAGCGCCGCGGCGCGACGATGCGGCTCCAGTCGGTGGAAGGCCGGCGCTACCGCGACGAGCTCAAGCGGCTGAACGACACGCGCTCCGCGCTCATCCAGATGAAGGCGGGCATCAGCGTTCCGCTGGTGGGCAATGACCGCGTCATCGGCTTCCTGAACCTGTGGGACGAGCGCGTGCCGGAGGCGTATGCGTCCGATGAGATCGCCCTCATCCTGGAGGTGGCGGAGAAGCTGACGACGGTGCTGGAGAACTCGAAGCTGTACGAGAAGATTCGAGAGAGAGATCGCCTCGCGGCGCTGGGTGAGATGGCGGCGGGCCTCGCGCACGAGATTCGCAATCCGCTGGGGGCCATCAAGGGCGCGGCGCAGTGTCTGGACCCTCGGCAGCTTCCGGGCGAGGACGGCGAGTTCCTGGAGGTCATCGTCGAGGAGGTCAACCGCCTCAACGGCGTGGTGACGGCGTTCCTCGACTACGCGCGGCCCATGAAGCAGAGCTTCGGCCCCACGGACCTGAACGAGGTCGTCACGCGCACGATGCGGCTCATCCAGAACGACGTGCCGGCCAACGTGTCGCTGGCGGTGGAGCTGGACCTGCTGCTGCCTCGCGTGGACGGGGACGCGGAGCAGCTCAAGCAGGTGCTCATCAACCTGGTGCAGAACGCGGTGCAGGCGCTGGACACGCGCGAGGGTCGCATCACCGTGCGCACGGAGCGCCCCGAGCGCTTCGGCGAGTTCCGCAACGCGGGTGGCGAGGTGATGGAGGTGCGCGTCTCCGACAACGGGCCGGGCATTCCCTCCGACCAGCAGCCGCACATCTTCGTGCCCTTCTTCACGACGAAGCAGAAGGGCACGGGGCTGGGGCTCGCCATCTGCCAGCGCATCGTGAAGAACCACGGCGGCAGCATCTCCGTGCAGAGCAAGGCGGGCGAAGGAACCACCTTCATCATCCGCATGCCCACGCTGCCGCCGGAGAAGCCCGAGGAAGGGCTCGTCGCGGAGGGCGCCAGCACCGCCGCCCCCGCGGCGCGAATCTCCCAGTCGTTCCCCATGCCGGACGAGCTGCGCGAGCCCCCCTCGCCTCCCGCCGACGAGCCGAAGCCCAAGCGCGAGCGACGGCGCAAGGCGAGCTGA
- a CDS encoding transglycosylase SLT domain-containing protein: MKLFFSKLAVVASSVLLSAQAPAPQVPASEAVPSEAPTPHTENAPSEAQLSPPPDAEKAPLPEGFVEVLNPAFPNAAPPAPVVHRGRRYALEDLSPYFGEGKKKEARTAFDKGQFSRARELLKTEGDSPPVRYLRALSALRSGDEETAAKELAALAPDYPALKDRCLTHAGVALEGLRRFDESAVLLAQVPPESRLYVDARLALSRVLRKKKDAAGAMAALEPLTSRAAPSWGRNVGAEALMAIADIAAEKKDRAAERTALWRLWGSHPLSPLALQAERRLKGQTPPVDAKVARGEQLVELHRNKQGLTQLEPLLPKLVLPEALACRAHFAYGKGLRKERQHTRAIEVLSQVVAKCADRDLLARALYVLGSSRSIVDSSRGTDTYERLAREFPDHSFADDALFYAADLYVKTDRPQEAMARLDELARLYPQGDFLGEALFKAYWIARTSKVEDAGLSFLDRIEQRFAQADESYDVERARYWRARTYQDQGNIQGAADLFEKIAVDHPATYYGLMARSQLASVDPARLERITPDIFAVPEAASPWPLFAGPMGEDPHFRAGIELLRLGFPEAVSSELLAVSRTNQPAEAIRLLVLVLHEAGDERAAHAVARLALRKDLSGRITKETRVVWEVAYPNAFRELIEKHTSTAGVEADLLQALMREESALDPKALSWAGALGLTQLMPSTAKSVARELKLKRFTVEQLLQPDLNIRMGAHYLGGLLKRFGGHTPYAVGSYNAGPGAVNRWRADKPDLPLDAWVEEIPISETRGYIKRVLRSYNTYQLLYGRAPKLPVIKSASR; the protein is encoded by the coding sequence ATGAAGCTCTTCTTCTCCAAGCTCGCCGTCGTCGCTTCCTCGGTCCTCCTGTCCGCGCAGGCTCCCGCTCCCCAGGTCCCCGCCTCCGAGGCGGTGCCCTCCGAAGCCCCCACGCCCCACACGGAGAACGCGCCGTCGGAGGCGCAGCTGTCGCCGCCCCCGGACGCGGAGAAGGCCCCCCTGCCGGAGGGCTTCGTGGAGGTCCTCAACCCCGCGTTCCCCAACGCCGCGCCCCCCGCGCCCGTCGTCCACCGAGGCCGCCGCTACGCGCTGGAGGACCTGTCGCCGTACTTCGGGGAGGGGAAGAAGAAGGAGGCCCGCACGGCCTTCGACAAGGGCCAGTTCAGCCGCGCGCGCGAGCTGCTCAAGACGGAAGGGGACTCTCCCCCGGTGCGCTACCTGCGGGCCCTGTCCGCGCTGCGCTCGGGCGATGAAGAGACGGCCGCGAAGGAGCTGGCCGCGCTGGCGCCCGACTACCCCGCGCTGAAGGACCGGTGCCTCACGCACGCGGGGGTGGCGCTGGAGGGCCTGCGCCGCTTCGATGAGTCCGCGGTGCTGCTCGCGCAGGTGCCTCCGGAGTCCCGGCTGTACGTCGATGCCCGGCTGGCGCTGTCGCGGGTGTTGCGCAAGAAGAAGGACGCGGCGGGGGCGATGGCCGCGCTGGAGCCGCTCACCTCGCGCGCCGCGCCCAGCTGGGGACGCAATGTGGGCGCCGAGGCGCTGATGGCCATCGCCGACATCGCCGCGGAGAAGAAGGACCGCGCCGCCGAGCGCACCGCGCTGTGGCGCCTGTGGGGCTCGCATCCGCTGTCTCCGCTGGCGCTGCAGGCCGAGCGGAGGCTCAAGGGGCAGACGCCGCCCGTCGACGCGAAGGTGGCTCGGGGCGAGCAGCTGGTGGAGCTGCACCGCAACAAGCAGGGCCTCACGCAGCTGGAGCCGCTGCTGCCGAAGCTGGTCCTCCCGGAGGCGCTCGCGTGCCGCGCGCACTTCGCCTACGGCAAGGGCCTGCGCAAGGAGCGCCAGCACACGCGCGCCATCGAGGTGCTGTCGCAAGTCGTGGCGAAGTGCGCGGACCGCGACCTGCTGGCGCGGGCGCTGTATGTGCTGGGCTCGTCGCGCTCGATTGTCGACTCCTCGCGCGGAACCGATACGTACGAGCGGCTGGCGCGCGAGTTCCCGGACCACAGCTTCGCGGACGACGCGCTGTTCTACGCGGCGGACCTGTACGTGAAGACGGACCGCCCACAGGAGGCGATGGCTCGGCTGGACGAGCTGGCGCGGCTGTATCCGCAAGGCGACTTCCTGGGCGAGGCGCTCTTCAAGGCGTACTGGATTGCGCGCACCAGCAAGGTGGAGGACGCGGGACTGTCCTTCCTGGACCGCATCGAGCAGCGCTTCGCGCAAGCCGACGAGAGCTATGACGTGGAGCGCGCGCGGTACTGGCGGGCGCGGACGTACCAGGACCAGGGCAACATCCAGGGCGCGGCGGACCTGTTCGAGAAGATCGCCGTGGACCACCCCGCGACGTACTACGGGCTGATGGCGCGCTCACAGCTCGCCTCGGTGGACCCGGCGCGGCTGGAGCGAATCACCCCGGACATCTTCGCGGTGCCGGAGGCCGCGAGCCCGTGGCCGCTGTTCGCGGGGCCGATGGGGGAGGACCCTCACTTCCGCGCGGGCATCGAGCTGTTGCGCCTGGGCTTCCCGGAGGCCGTGTCCTCGGAGCTGCTCGCGGTGAGCCGCACGAACCAGCCCGCGGAGGCCATCCGCTTGTTGGTGCTCGTGCTGCACGAGGCGGGCGATGAGCGCGCCGCGCACGCGGTGGCTCGGTTGGCGTTGCGCAAGGACTTGAGTGGCCGCATCACGAAGGAGACGCGGGTGGTGTGGGAGGTGGCCTATCCCAACGCGTTCCGCGAGCTCATCGAGAAGCACACGTCCACGGCGGGAGTGGAGGCGGACCTGCTCCAGGCGCTGATGCGCGAGGAGAGCGCGCTGGACCCGAAGGCTCTCTCATGGGCCGGCGCGCTGGGGCTCACCCAGCTGATGCCCTCCACGGCGAAGAGCGTCGCGCGGGAGCTGAAGCTCAAGCGCTTCACGGTGGAGCAGCTGCTCCAGCCGGACCTCAACATCCGCATGGGCGCGCACTATCTCGGGGGCCTGCTGAAGCGCTTCGGTGGACACACGCCGTACGCGGTGGGCAGCTACAACGCGGGCCCCGGCGCCGTGAATCGCTGGCGCGCGGACAAGCCCGACCTTCCGCTCGACGCGTGGGTGGAGGAGATTCCCATCTCTGAGACGCGGGGCTACATCAAGCGCGTGTTGCGTTCGTACAACACCTACCAGTTGCTGTACGGCCGTGCGCCCAAGCTGCCCGTCATCAAGTCCGCGTCGCGCTGA